The proteins below are encoded in one region of Bacteroides uniformis:
- a CDS encoding FGGY-family carbohydrate kinase, with the protein MENLIIAIDQSTSATKAMLFNERCEMLRRVNVTHEQYYPKSGWVEHDAEEIYRNVQKSIAELIKEEVADNMYSLAITNQRETVVVWNKHTGKPICNAVVWQCMRGADICNELKASGYSEIVQAKSGLLLDPYFSASGVKWILDNVEGARQAADNGDLLMGTIDTWLIWKLTDGKRHVTDYTNASRTLLFNIHTMQWDSDLLELFTIPETMMPELLPCDAVFGETTVGGLFKNPIVIAGVLGDSHGALAGQMCFEEGLGKVTYGTGSSVMVNIGEKAAVAPRGLVTSIGFAALGKIFYAFEGNIHCTGATIKWLEQRLQMISSPDEAEELAATVKDNGGVYVVPAFAGLGAPWWQGDVKAAILGMTLGTGKPHVLRAALESIAYQVNDLVRAMTSQAGIKLKEVRADGGPTKNKFLMQFQADCLRVPINCSDVEEASALGAVVMNGMARKIWTSFEQVSVLRRSRYRIEPQSNLSQVEKWCEGWLKAVNQLIR; encoded by the coding sequence ATGGAAAACCTGATAATTGCAATAGACCAAAGCACCTCGGCTACCAAAGCCATGCTATTCAATGAGAGGTGTGAAATGCTGAGGCGCGTCAATGTCACCCATGAACAATATTATCCCAAATCCGGATGGGTGGAGCATGATGCTGAAGAAATTTATCGGAATGTACAGAAAAGTATAGCCGAACTGATAAAGGAGGAAGTGGCAGACAATATGTATTCGTTGGCCATCACCAATCAACGTGAAACAGTGGTTGTATGGAATAAGCATACGGGCAAACCGATATGCAATGCTGTGGTATGGCAATGCATGCGTGGTGCTGATATCTGTAATGAGTTGAAAGCCAGTGGGTACAGCGAAATAGTACAGGCGAAAAGCGGTTTGCTATTGGATCCTTATTTCTCAGCCAGTGGTGTGAAGTGGATACTTGACAATGTGGAAGGAGCCCGTCAGGCTGCTGATAACGGTGACTTATTGATGGGAACCATTGATACGTGGCTGATTTGGAAATTGACTGATGGTAAACGCCATGTGACAGATTATACCAATGCTTCCAGGACTCTTTTGTTTAATATTCATACGATGCAATGGGACAGTGACCTGCTGGAGCTATTTACCATCCCCGAAACTATGATGCCTGAATTACTGCCATGTGATGCTGTTTTTGGAGAAACTACGGTGGGAGGATTATTTAAGAATCCTATTGTCATAGCCGGTGTATTGGGGGATTCACACGGTGCACTGGCCGGTCAGATGTGCTTTGAAGAAGGGCTGGGCAAGGTCACTTATGGAACCGGCTCATCAGTGATGGTGAATATTGGTGAAAAAGCTGCCGTTGCTCCCCGTGGATTGGTCACTTCCATCGGTTTTGCCGCACTTGGAAAAATATTCTATGCTTTTGAAGGCAATATCCATTGTACTGGTGCTACCATCAAGTGGCTAGAACAGAGATTGCAGATGATTAGTTCGCCAGACGAAGCGGAAGAGTTGGCGGCTACAGTAAAAGACAATGGAGGTGTGTATGTCGTACCGGCTTTTGCCGGGTTGGGAGCTCCTTGGTGGCAAGGGGATGTAAAGGCTGCCATTTTAGGGATGACCTTAGGTACCGGGAAACCGCATGTTCTCAGGGCAGCACTTGAATCCATAGCCTATCAAGTGAATGATTTGGTCAGAGCGATGACCAGTCAGGCAGGTATAAAGCTGAAAGAAGTCAGAGCCGATGGAGGACCTACAAAAAATAAATTCCTGATGCAGTTCCAGGCCGACTGCTTACGTGTACCGATCAATTGTTCGGATGTTGAAGAAGCTTCGGCCTTGGGAGCCGTTGTAATGAACGGAATGGCTCGCAAGATATGGACGAGCTTTGAGCAGGTGTCCGTATTACGCCGGAGCCGCTACCGCATAGAGCCGCAAAGTAACCTATCACAGGTAGAAAAATGGTGTGAAGGCTGGTTGAAAGCGGTAAACCAATTAATCAGATAA
- a CDS encoding transketolase family protein: protein MIACRKSFTDTLLSLARMDKDIIAVTTDARGSVTLNDFAKELPQQFVECGIAEQDAVGISAGLAHSGKKVFVCGPACFYVARSLEQVKVDLAYSQNNVKILGVSGGVAYGALGATHHSLHDIAVLRTFPGMNIVLPCDARQTKKLVELLVDYPEPVYVRVGRAAVPDVYENDDFDFAIGKANMLLDGTDLTIIGTGETVYHTRQAALKLREYGISARVLDMSSIKPCDEEAVLKAASETGRIITVEEHSQYGGLGAMVTEIISEHPVPVKILGIPDENVVHGNSLEIFAHYGLDSSGIVKTALDFLK from the coding sequence ATGATAGCTTGCAGAAAAAGTTTCACCGACACTTTGTTGTCATTGGCTCGGATGGACAAGGACATCATTGCTGTGACGACGGATGCCCGTGGCTCGGTGACGTTAAATGATTTTGCCAAAGAATTGCCGCAGCAATTCGTGGAGTGTGGTATTGCGGAGCAGGATGCTGTGGGTATTTCAGCCGGGTTGGCTCATAGCGGAAAGAAAGTGTTTGTATGTGGTCCGGCTTGTTTTTATGTGGCTCGTAGCTTGGAACAGGTAAAGGTGGACTTGGCTTATAGCCAGAACAACGTAAAAATATTGGGAGTAAGTGGAGGAGTAGCTTACGGAGCTTTGGGGGCTACCCATCATAGCTTACACGACATTGCCGTGCTGCGTACTTTTCCCGGAATGAATATCGTGTTACCTTGCGATGCCCGACAGACTAAAAAACTGGTTGAGCTTTTGGTTGATTATCCCGAACCGGTTTATGTACGTGTAGGTCGTGCAGCAGTTCCCGATGTCTATGAAAATGATGATTTTGATTTTGCCATAGGTAAGGCCAACATGTTGCTGGACGGAACAGATCTGACTATTATCGGAACCGGTGAAACCGTATACCACACACGTCAGGCGGCTTTGAAGTTACGCGAATATGGTATTTCGGCCCGGGTATTGGATATGTCCTCTATTAAACCTTGTGATGAGGAAGCTGTTTTGAAAGCCGCTTCCGAAACCGGGCGAATCATCACGGTTGAGGAGCATAGCCAGTATGGAGGTCTTGGGGCGATGGTGACTGAAATCATATCCGAGCATCCCGTACCGGTGAAAATCCTGGGTATCCCTGATGAGAATGTGGTGCATGGGAACTCCCTGGAAATTTTTGCCCATTATGGACTCGACTCATCCGGTATCGTGAAAACTGCCCTTGACTTCCTTAAGTAA
- a CDS encoding transketolase codes for MKTKELTLQSERNRKRLIEIIYKAKAGHIGGDLSCLNVLTALYFDVMNVNADSPKDDLRDRFILSKGHCVEALYVTLESKGFITEGILDTLGQYGSILSGHPTIGVPGIEVNTGALGHGLSVGVGIAIAAKMDNRDYKTYVLMGDGEQGEGSIYEAAMAARQYRLDNLVAIIDRNHLQISGNTEDVMGIDDIHDRWTAFGWEVKDMNGDDMEDIIRTFRSIDYANRHPHLLVAHTTKGKGVSFMEGVAKWHHGVPSNEQYEQAIQEISERIKDLEYN; via the coding sequence ATGAAAACAAAAGAATTGACTCTTCAATCAGAAAGGAATCGAAAAAGATTAATTGAAATTATCTATAAGGCAAAAGCCGGTCATATCGGCGGAGATTTGTCTTGCCTCAATGTTCTTACGGCTCTTTACTTTGATGTGATGAATGTGAATGCGGACAGTCCTAAAGATGATTTGCGTGACCGTTTCATTTTGAGCAAGGGGCATTGTGTGGAGGCTTTGTATGTGACGCTGGAATCCAAAGGGTTTATAACAGAAGGCATTTTGGATACATTGGGACAATATGGCTCTATCCTTTCGGGACATCCCACTATCGGAGTTCCGGGTATTGAAGTGAATACCGGAGCCTTGGGACATGGTTTGTCTGTTGGGGTAGGTATAGCGATAGCTGCCAAAATGGACAACAGGGATTATAAAACCTATGTGTTGATGGGGGATGGTGAACAGGGTGAAGGTTCCATCTACGAAGCAGCAATGGCTGCCCGGCAGTATAGATTAGATAATTTGGTGGCTATAATAGACCGTAATCATTTGCAGATTAGCGGAAATACGGAAGATGTGATGGGAATTGATGATATCCATGATCGCTGGACGGCATTCGGCTGGGAGGTAAAGGATATGAATGGTGACGACATGGAAGATATTATCCGGACTTTCCGTTCCATTGATTATGCAAACCGTCACCCTCATTTGCTGGTGGCTCATACGACAAAAGGGAAAGGAGTATCTTTCATGGAAGGGGTAGCTAAATGGCATCATGGGGTTCCGAGTAACGAACAGTATGAACAGGCCATTCAAGAAATATCAGAAAGAATTAAGGATTTAGAATATAATTGA
- the ribB gene encoding 3,4-dihydroxy-2-butanone-4-phosphate synthase: protein MLNTVDEGIEAVRQGKIVIVVDDENRENEGDFIVSGEKITPDIVNFMITHGRGLLCVPLPRSRCKELQLPPMSEDNTSLLGTPFTMSVDLKGYGCTTGVSAYDRSATIRALVTGNIKPSELARPGHIFPLYGHEDGVLGRDGHTEALLDLTRMAGLTPGGALIEILNQDGTMARLPQLLEMAKKFRLKIIAIKDIQDYRRNNNI from the coding sequence ATGCTCAATACTGTAGACGAAGGAATAGAAGCGGTTCGACAAGGGAAAATAGTGATAGTTGTCGATGATGAAAATAGAGAAAACGAAGGCGATTTTATTGTATCCGGTGAAAAAATAACTCCTGACATTGTTAACTTCATGATTACACACGGAAGAGGGCTTCTTTGTGTACCGCTACCGCGTTCACGTTGCAAAGAACTCCAACTGCCCCCAATGTCGGAAGACAACACTTCCCTTTTAGGCACGCCGTTCACCATGTCCGTCGATCTGAAGGGCTATGGCTGCACAACGGGAGTTTCCGCCTATGACCGCTCCGCTACCATACGTGCTTTGGTTACCGGTAATATAAAGCCCTCGGAACTGGCACGTCCCGGACACATTTTCCCCCTTTACGGACATGAGGACGGAGTATTGGGACGTGACGGACATACAGAAGCATTACTCGACCTGACAAGAATGGCAGGATTGACACCCGGCGGCGCTCTCATTGAAATACTGAACCAGGATGGGACAATGGCCCGCTTGCCACAACTACTTGAAATGGCAAAAAAGTTCCGACTGAAGATTATAGCGATCAAAGATATACAGGATTATCGTAGAAACAACAATATATAA
- a CDS encoding DeoR/GlpR family DNA-binding transcription regulator, with the protein MALNQRRVKILDLIREDGHAKVQELSRIFNVTDVTIRQDLEALEKLGYIQREHGGAFLKDVGSFAKTGKVFNQTHIEEKREIAQKAASFISEGECIILDSGSTTTEIAKLLTQYKELTVITNALNIALILGENPGINLIVTGGEFKAPTLSLTGKMAADSLKGFHANKLFLATAGISPDMSLTYPSLSDLMVKSAMIKAAEEVILVADSSKIGISAFASLGSISMVNSFITDSNISEENIEKMKEKNINLLIG; encoded by the coding sequence ATGGCACTAAACCAAAGAAGAGTCAAGATTCTGGACCTTATCCGCGAAGACGGGCATGCAAAAGTTCAAGAATTAAGCAGGATTTTCAATGTAACGGATGTAACAATCAGACAAGACCTGGAAGCCCTTGAAAAATTAGGGTATATCCAAAGAGAACACGGCGGAGCCTTCCTGAAGGATGTGGGCTCATTTGCAAAAACCGGAAAGGTTTTCAATCAGACCCATATTGAGGAAAAAAGAGAAATAGCCCAAAAAGCAGCGTCGTTTATCAGTGAAGGTGAATGTATCATTCTCGACTCCGGTTCTACTACCACAGAAATAGCCAAACTACTTACACAATACAAAGAGCTGACCGTCATTACCAATGCTCTGAACATAGCACTTATATTGGGCGAAAATCCAGGCATCAACCTCATTGTGACAGGAGGAGAATTCAAAGCACCCACCCTTTCATTGACAGGAAAGATGGCAGCCGATTCACTCAAAGGTTTCCATGCCAACAAACTATTCCTTGCCACAGCAGGAATATCCCCAGACATGAGTCTGACCTATCCGAGCCTCAGCGATCTGATGGTTAAATCGGCCATGATAAAAGCCGCCGAGGAAGTCATTCTGGTAGCTGATTCCTCCAAGATAGGAATTAGTGCATTTGCCAGTTTAGGTTCAATATCTATGGTAAATTCTTTCATCACAGACAGCAATATCTCGGAAGAGAATATCGAAAAGATGAAAGAAAAGAACATAAACCTTCTAATTGGATAA
- a CDS encoding MutS-related protein: MGQSFSDISLYHEYRSVKEKEHLVSQKTWDDLNLDDFFEWADRTSSCVGRQYLYDLLHYNRLSEISEQEEVIRELSADKELRAEIRSELQKLDTPDACAIASLFSISHPIYSRRFYRLLSILQFVPFVLSGMVYVTSSLYVLGLLCISVLVNMVLHYRSKARIQGYFFSIPQLWLLLRQAERLAQIPLCVSVHRDIQKTLQALRPLRKQLSTFRFSIKLESDIAILAYFFIEMVNVFFLREVIPVSKAFFLLQGRQEQIEEVFRYFGLVDALCSVSELRDGLPYYTLPEACDEGETLHAEGLYHPLIEHCIPNDITLCGSSVLVTGSNMSGKTTFIRAIGLNLLSAQVFHTCFARSFRFPMDTALFSAIHLEDSLMEGKSFFLQEVQIVREMLEVGKGRRQLFLLDELFKGTNTVERIAIAKAVLSALAHKNSIVFASTHDVELASLLENEYESFHFCECVADNTLSFDYKLKPGPATERNAIRIIEMCGYPKEVVGEAYRLAKKHVL, from the coding sequence ATGGGACAGTCATTTTCGGATATATCGCTATACCACGAGTACCGGTCGGTGAAGGAGAAAGAACATTTGGTGTCACAGAAAACCTGGGACGACCTCAATCTGGATGACTTTTTCGAATGGGCCGACCGTACCTCTTCTTGTGTGGGCCGACAGTACCTCTACGACTTGTTGCATTACAACCGCCTTTCGGAGATTTCGGAACAGGAGGAAGTGATTCGCGAACTCTCTGCCGACAAGGAGTTGCGTGCAGAAATCCGGTCGGAGTTGCAGAAACTGGATACGCCGGATGCTTGCGCCATTGCATCGTTGTTTTCCATTTCCCATCCCATATATTCCCGCCGCTTTTACCGTTTGCTAAGTATATTGCAGTTCGTGCCTTTTGTTTTGTCAGGGATGGTTTATGTTACATCTTCGCTTTACGTTCTGGGGTTATTGTGTATATCGGTATTGGTGAACATGGTATTGCACTATCGCAGCAAGGCACGGATTCAGGGCTATTTCTTTTCCATCCCTCAGTTATGGCTGCTGCTCAGGCAAGCGGAGAGGCTGGCACAGATTCCGTTGTGTGTATCGGTGCATCGGGATATCCAAAAGACTTTGCAGGCGCTGCGTCCGTTACGAAAGCAACTTTCCACTTTCCGTTTCAGTATCAAGCTGGAGAGCGACATCGCCATTCTTGCTTATTTCTTCATCGAGATGGTGAATGTGTTTTTCCTGCGGGAGGTTATTCCGGTTTCCAAGGCTTTCTTTCTATTGCAGGGCAGGCAAGAACAGATTGAAGAGGTTTTCCGCTATTTTGGATTGGTGGATGCGCTTTGCTCTGTTTCCGAGCTTCGGGATGGGCTGCCCTATTATACTCTTCCGGAAGCTTGTGACGAGGGTGAAACGCTTCATGCAGAGGGCCTTTATCATCCGCTTATAGAGCATTGTATCCCCAATGACATTACGCTTTGTGGCAGTTCTGTCCTTGTTACCGGCTCCAATATGTCTGGTAAGACAACCTTTATCCGTGCTATCGGACTTAACCTGCTTTCCGCACAAGTGTTCCATACTTGTTTCGCCCGCAGTTTTCGTTTTCCCATGGATACCGCATTGTTTTCTGCTATCCATCTGGAGGATAGTCTGATGGAAGGAAAAAGTTTCTTTCTGCAGGAGGTACAGATTGTTCGAGAGATGCTGGAGGTCGGAAAGGGACGTAGGCAGCTTTTCCTGCTGGATGAGTTGTTCAAAGGGACGAACACGGTGGAACGGATAGCTATAGCCAAAGCTGTGCTATCTGCTTTGGCACACAAGAACAGTATCGTGTTTGCTTCCACTCACGACGTTGAACTGGCTTCCTTACTTGAGAACGAATATGAATCGTTTCATTTTTGTGAATGTGTTGCCGACAATACCTTGTCTTTTGATTATAAGCTGAAACCGGGACCGGCGACGGAACGTAATGCCATCCGGATTATCGAGATGTGCGGTTATCCGAAGGAAGTGGTCGGGGAAGCGTATCGGCTGGCTAAAAAACATGTTTTATAG
- a CDS encoding glycoside hydrolase family 43 protein, translated as MKHTLFTLALVLLTLLSASCGDKKKVVYQNPLPMAFGDPFLLKASDGKFYMYGTGGVQNGFKVYSSDDLVTWKDEGPVYQGGTSDSWGTDCFWAPEVYERDGKYYLWFSANWKENPTQEQENFRIGVAVADKPTGPFKDLSDRPVFDPGYPIIDANILFDDASGKTYLYYSRCCYKHAVESEVSAWAKTKGWFDEIEESWIYGVELKPDFSGVIGEPVALLCPPKTMDDPQAKWENRSVTTHEVNRRWTEGSYMVKHGNLYYMLYSANFFGGKNYAVGYATSQSPLGPFTKAANNPVLQKNTEQGGIVTGTGHCMLIDIHNRLYCVYHGRTETTGDERMVFIDLIDIQPDGKLVVHGPNTDLQKITY; from the coding sequence ATGAAGCACACCCTTTTCACATTGGCACTGGTCTTATTGACTCTGCTGTCAGCATCATGCGGAGATAAGAAAAAAGTAGTATATCAGAACCCACTTCCCATGGCCTTCGGAGACCCGTTCCTCCTGAAAGCTTCCGACGGGAAATTCTATATGTACGGGACGGGGGGAGTACAGAACGGCTTCAAAGTATATTCCTCCGATGACCTGGTGACATGGAAAGATGAGGGTCCCGTCTATCAAGGCGGCACATCCGACTCATGGGGCACCGACTGTTTCTGGGCGCCCGAAGTGTATGAGCGCGACGGCAAATACTACTTATGGTTCAGCGCCAACTGGAAGGAAAACCCCACTCAGGAGCAAGAGAACTTCCGTATCGGCGTAGCCGTAGCCGATAAACCCACCGGGCCTTTCAAAGATTTGTCCGACCGCCCGGTATTCGATCCCGGCTATCCTATCATCGACGCAAACATACTCTTTGACGATGCATCCGGAAAGACCTACCTCTACTACTCCCGCTGCTGCTACAAACATGCCGTCGAGAGCGAAGTCTCAGCATGGGCCAAAACAAAGGGCTGGTTTGACGAGATTGAGGAGAGCTGGATTTACGGCGTGGAGCTGAAACCGGATTTCTCCGGTGTCATCGGAGAGCCGGTAGCATTGCTTTGCCCGCCCAAAACGATGGACGACCCTCAAGCGAAATGGGAGAACCGTTCGGTGACTACACATGAGGTCAACAGACGCTGGACAGAAGGTTCGTATATGGTGAAACACGGGAATCTCTATTACATGCTTTACTCTGCAAACTTCTTCGGAGGAAAGAATTATGCGGTGGGCTATGCAACCTCCCAAAGTCCTTTAGGCCCATTCACAAAGGCTGCCAACAATCCGGTGCTGCAAAAGAACACAGAGCAAGGCGGCATCGTGACCGGAACCGGGCATTGTATGCTCATCGACATTCACAATCGTCTCTACTGTGTCTACCATGGACGCACCGAAACCACCGGTGACGAACGAATGGTATTCATCGACCTCATAGACATCCAACCAGACGGGAAACTGGTAGTCCACGGACCGAATACGGATTTACAGAAAATCACATATTAA
- a CDS encoding glycoside hydrolase family 2 protein, translating to MNRFIILFLFSLGILSTCVFAVEVIPLNEGWNFHRGFQAPASEIVKVTLPHTWNAGDGMFGNADYYRGLCNYSRKLSVPAHYRGKRFFLKVMAAQTVADIFIDHHFVMQHKGGYTAFVAELTDFLVPGTESVLEIRVSNAQTMDVAPICGDFNMFGGLYRGVELLVTEDVCIEPAYYASSGVFFTQSDVSEKKAHLKIEALLSARETTVTGCEVEFRLYDKEKLLCRVASAEVGEDKKVMMDIVLERPHLWDGVKNPYLYKGVVILRKDGKEIDRREEEIGFRYFHADAEKGFFLNGKPYRLNGVNRHQDRAERASAFYPQDHDEDLDLMQEMGCNAVRLCHYPQAKYMHQQMDKRGLVAWAEIPFVNVYVNNPAYDENLRLQLKELILQNYNHPCILFWGLFNEINSGWLDRPSRMAAELHALARQLDPSRPTMGASNQDDDFNGFTDLIAFNKYFGWYGDNMDDMGRWIDREHAAHPERKMGISEYGAGACVFQQEDSLRHPEPWGQWHPENWQTYYHVENWKQLQEREFLWCNFIWCMFDFSAAGRREGSIMGRNDKGLVTYDRKIKKDAFYFYKANWNQEDKFVYIAGKRLVNRTRKTVDVQVFSNSGAAKLYINGKAYGTAKPDSVNVLEWKGIVLDTGENRIEVRNKYGADCCVWICPF from the coding sequence ATGAACAGATTCATCATTTTATTTTTATTCTCTTTGGGAATATTGTCAACATGTGTATTTGCCGTAGAGGTGATTCCACTGAATGAAGGATGGAATTTCCACCGGGGTTTTCAGGCACCTGCTTCGGAAATAGTGAAGGTTACTTTGCCTCACACTTGGAATGCGGGCGATGGCATGTTTGGCAATGCCGATTATTATAGGGGATTATGCAATTACAGTCGTAAGTTGTCTGTTCCTGCCCATTATCGGGGCAAACGTTTTTTCTTGAAAGTGATGGCTGCACAGACGGTTGCCGACATTTTTATCGACCATCATTTTGTGATGCAACATAAGGGTGGTTATACGGCATTTGTGGCAGAATTGACTGATTTCCTGGTCCCGGGAACAGAAAGTGTATTGGAAATTCGTGTCAGCAATGCTCAGACTATGGATGTCGCTCCCATTTGCGGCGACTTCAATATGTTTGGTGGGTTGTATCGGGGGGTGGAACTGCTGGTGACGGAGGATGTCTGCATAGAACCTGCTTATTATGCCTCTTCAGGTGTATTCTTCACTCAGTCCGATGTATCGGAGAAAAAGGCCCATTTGAAAATTGAAGCACTGCTTTCGGCAAGGGAAACTACTGTGACCGGTTGCGAGGTGGAGTTTCGACTATATGACAAGGAAAAGTTGCTTTGCCGTGTTGCCAGTGCAGAGGTGGGTGAGGATAAAAAGGTGATGATGGACATAGTGCTTGAAAGGCCTCATTTGTGGGATGGAGTGAAGAATCCCTATTTATATAAAGGAGTGGTGATATTGCGTAAGGATGGAAAAGAGATAGACCGCCGCGAAGAAGAGATAGGTTTCCGCTACTTTCATGCCGATGCGGAGAAAGGTTTCTTCCTGAATGGAAAGCCTTATCGCTTGAATGGCGTGAACCGGCATCAGGATAGGGCAGAACGCGCTTCGGCATTTTATCCGCAAGACCATGATGAAGATTTGGACTTGATGCAGGAAATGGGATGCAATGCCGTGCGTCTTTGTCACTATCCGCAAGCCAAATACATGCATCAACAGATGGACAAGCGGGGACTGGTGGCATGGGCTGAGATTCCTTTTGTCAATGTTTATGTGAATAATCCTGCTTATGATGAAAACTTGCGCCTGCAATTGAAGGAACTGATTTTACAGAACTACAATCACCCCTGCATTTTGTTCTGGGGGCTGTTCAATGAGATAAATTCCGGTTGGCTGGACCGTCCTTCGCGTATGGCGGCAGAGCTTCATGCTTTGGCCCGTCAGTTGGACCCGAGCCGTCCCACTATGGGAGCCAGTAATCAGGATGACGACTTCAACGGATTCACCGACCTGATTGCTTTCAACAAGTATTTCGGCTGGTATGGCGACAACATGGATGACATGGGGCGCTGGATAGACCGCGAGCATGCAGCACATCCGGAGCGGAAGATGGGCATCAGCGAGTATGGTGCCGGGGCATGCGTATTCCAGCAGGAGGACTCGCTGAGGCATCCGGAACCGTGGGGGCAATGGCATCCCGAAAACTGGCAGACTTATTATCATGTGGAGAATTGGAAACAGCTTCAGGAACGCGAATTCTTGTGGTGCAACTTCATCTGGTGCATGTTCGACTTTTCGGCGGCAGGCCGTAGGGAGGGATCCATTATGGGACGCAACGATAAGGGGCTGGTGACTTACGACCGGAAAATAAAGAAAGATGCCTTTTACTTTTATAAGGCAAACTGGAATCAAGAAGATAAGTTTGTATATATCGCAGGAAAACGATTGGTAAACAGAACCCGCAAAACCGTTGATGTGCAAGTATTCAGCAATAGCGGAGCTGCCAAATTGTATATCAATGGCAAAGCATATGGGACTGCAAAACCTGATTCCGTAAATGTACTGGAATGGAAAGGCATTGTATTGGATACCGGTGAAAATAGAATTGAAGTCAGGAACAAATATGGAGCGGATTGTTGTGTATGGATATGTCCTTTTTAA